One genomic segment of Kordiimonas sp. SCSIO 12603 includes these proteins:
- the gor gene encoding glutathione-disulfide reductase, translating to MTFDYDLFVIGAGSGGVRASRIASSFGAKVAVAEEYRVGGTCVIRGCVPKKLLVYASHFSEDFHLAEGFGWTVGETSFDWKKLIERKDAEIDRLNGLYINTLNGAGVEIINGRATVEDANTVRVGDKTYTAKKILVAVGGWPSMPDVPGIEHAISSNEALHLEEQPKRIVVVGGGYIAVEFAGIFAGMGSEVIQLYRGDQILRGFDDDLRERLAREMTGKGIDLRLGTNITEIEKTDDGVRLTLTDGSTLDADAVMYATGRVPKTEGLGLENAGVEMERGAVKVDAYSRTNVPSIFAVGDVTNRVQLTPVAIKEGHAFALTEFGGTEQAAEHDAIPSAVFSQPPIGTVGLSEAQAREKYGEIEVYTSDFKPMKHTLGGSDERAFTKMIVDKKTDVVVGAHMIGADAAEIIQGVGIAVKAGLTKAQFDATVAVHPSSAEEFVLMRNAKS from the coding sequence GTGACTTTTGATTATGATTTGTTTGTGATTGGTGCAGGTTCTGGTGGTGTGCGGGCCAGCCGTATTGCGTCCAGTTTTGGTGCCAAGGTAGCGGTAGCTGAAGAATACCGTGTTGGCGGTACATGTGTGATCCGCGGTTGTGTGCCGAAAAAACTTCTCGTGTACGCTTCTCATTTTTCTGAAGATTTCCATCTTGCAGAAGGTTTTGGTTGGACAGTTGGTGAAACATCGTTCGATTGGAAGAAACTGATAGAACGTAAAGACGCTGAGATTGACCGTTTGAATGGCCTTTATATCAATACACTGAATGGTGCGGGTGTAGAGATCATTAATGGCCGTGCAACTGTTGAAGATGCAAACACTGTTCGTGTTGGCGATAAAACCTATACCGCCAAGAAAATTCTTGTTGCTGTTGGTGGTTGGCCTTCAATGCCTGATGTACCAGGTATTGAGCATGCGATTTCATCCAATGAAGCGCTGCACCTTGAAGAGCAGCCGAAGCGTATCGTTGTTGTAGGTGGTGGTTATATCGCTGTTGAGTTCGCAGGTATTTTTGCAGGTATGGGCAGTGAAGTGATTCAGCTTTATCGAGGTGATCAAATTCTACGCGGCTTTGATGATGATCTTCGTGAACGCCTCGCCCGTGAAATGACAGGCAAAGGTATTGATCTGCGTCTGGGTACAAACATCACTGAAATTGAAAAAACAGATGATGGTGTACGCCTTACATTGACAGATGGCTCCACGCTTGATGCTGATGCTGTGATGTATGCAACAGGTCGTGTTCCGAAAACAGAAGGCCTTGGCCTTGAAAATGCAGGCGTTGAAATGGAACGTGGTGCAGTGAAGGTTGATGCATACAGCCGTACAAACGTGCCGAGCATTTTCGCAGTAGGTGACGTAACGAACCGTGTGCAGTTAACTCCTGTGGCGATTAAGGAAGGCCATGCTTTTGCGCTGACCGAATTCGGTGGCACTGAACAGGCTGCTGAGCATGATGCTATCCCGTCTGCTGTGTTCTCACAGCCGCCGATTGGCACAGTGGGCCTTTCAGAAGCGCAAGCGCGTGAAAAATATGGTGAGATTGAAGTTTACACATCTGATTTCAAGCCAATGAAACACACGCTTGGTGGTTCTGATGAGCGCGCTTTCACAAAAATGATTGTGGATAAGAAAACGGATGTAGTTGTTGGTGCACACATGATTGGTGCTGATGCCGCTGAAATTATTCAGGGTGTTGGTATTGCGGTGAAAGCTGGGCTTACAAAAGCACAGTTTGATGCAACAGTTGCGGTACACCCATCAAGCGCAGAAGAATTTGTATTGATGCGTAACGCTAAATCCTAA
- a CDS encoding DUF1842 domain-containing protein — MTKTTTFEGQQRAGLFRLPLIAEGGMPGAPTLHLFLGIDTVHDRASGFAEVTQALAQPVVCTADVAGPVIYETVMGPGSKIRIDLEGYPVIDWPKGGGVGPVIPKNFKATILLDTDWQKGEVSYQYQARNGEWVNPGVKPIHIADEQTSAAQVAAE; from the coding sequence ATGACTAAAACAACTACATTTGAAGGCCAGCAACGTGCTGGTTTATTCCGCCTCCCTCTAATTGCAGAAGGCGGTATGCCGGGTGCACCTACCTTACATCTATTCCTCGGCATCGATACAGTACATGACCGCGCTTCTGGTTTTGCAGAAGTAACGCAGGCTCTTGCTCAGCCTGTTGTTTGCACGGCTGACGTTGCTGGCCCTGTTATCTATGAAACGGTAATGGGCCCCGGCTCTAAAATTCGTATCGACCTTGAAGGCTACCCAGTGATTGACTGGCCTAAAGGCGGCGGTGTTGGGCCTGTTATTCCAAAGAATTTCAAAGCGACAATTCTTCTGGATACAGACTGGCAAAAGGGTGAAGTATCATACCAGTACCAAGCACGTAATGGCGAATGGGTAAACCCAGGCGTAAAGCCAATACATATTGCCGACGAGCAGACTT
- a CDS encoding class I SAM-dependent methyltransferase — MAAKKHSALYRHIESLHGASAWGRMLDAGTGVNSLSWVSSLKTESWTAVTGSSQEAGWVRDTLKASIRSQDNIIEGNWADPQLLKGEVYDIVLADYLLGAIEGFAPYFQSYLFSRLRPHVGGRLYVTGLEPYVPTVKPETEAGRLL; from the coding sequence ATGGCAGCGAAGAAACATTCGGCGCTTTATCGCCATATTGAAAGTTTGCATGGAGCAAGTGCGTGGGGTCGTATGCTTGATGCTGGTACTGGTGTTAATTCCCTTAGCTGGGTTTCAAGCCTGAAAACTGAAAGTTGGACTGCTGTTACGGGTTCCTCGCAGGAAGCCGGTTGGGTGCGTGATACGCTTAAAGCCAGCATCCGCTCACAAGACAATATCATCGAAGGTAACTGGGCTGATCCTCAGCTTCTCAAAGGCGAAGTTTATGATATCGTTCTGGCAGATTATCTCTTGGGTGCTATTGAGGGGTTTGCGCCGTATTTCCAATCGTATCTGTTTTCCCGTCTGCGACCCCATGTAGGGGGAAGGCTATATGTTACGGGGCTTGAACCCTATGTGCCCACTGTGAAGCCGGAAACTGAAGCTGGTCGTCTGCTATGA
- a CDS encoding 2-oxoacid:ferredoxin oxidoreductase subunit beta: MNEMTTPQEKLTIKDFTSDQEVRWCPGCGDYAILKCMQRTLPELGATRENTVFVSGIGCSSRFPYYMDTYGFHTIHGRAPAIATGVKLAKPELDVWVITGDGDGLSIGGNHLMHAIRRDVDLNILLFNNQIYGLTKGQYSPTSVVGTKTPSTPQGSVDPTLNPIAFALGSGARFVARTVDTAQKHMPDVFKRAHAFKGASFVEILQNCIVYNDAIWEEITNKKTAPDHQLLLEHGMPMIFGAERNKGIIFNAKSFALEVVTIGENGITEGDILVHDETSLQMARMLGDLGENPSEPAPMGVIYAAEADQSYVDAVRGQMVSEKGKRSLKDIIHGGQTWVVE, encoded by the coding sequence ATGAATGAAATGACAACCCCGCAAGAGAAACTCACCATCAAGGATTTTACCAGCGATCAGGAAGTGCGATGGTGCCCGGGCTGTGGTGATTACGCTATCCTGAAGTGTATGCAGCGCACACTGCCAGAGCTGGGAGCAACCAGAGAGAATACTGTGTTTGTCTCTGGTATCGGGTGTTCGAGCCGCTTTCCCTATTATATGGATACATACGGCTTCCATACCATCCACGGCAGAGCCCCTGCAATTGCAACAGGCGTTAAGCTCGCAAAACCTGAACTGGATGTGTGGGTTATTACTGGGGATGGGGATGGTTTATCTATTGGCGGGAACCATCTGATGCATGCTATCCGCCGCGATGTGGATTTAAATATCCTGTTGTTCAATAACCAGATTTATGGCCTCACCAAAGGGCAATATTCACCAACCTCGGTGGTAGGAACAAAAACACCTTCAACCCCGCAAGGCTCTGTTGATCCAACGTTGAATCCAATTGCTTTTGCACTCGGTTCCGGTGCGCGGTTTGTGGCCCGTACTGTGGATACGGCGCAGAAACATATGCCTGATGTATTTAAGCGTGCGCATGCTTTCAAGGGTGCTTCGTTTGTGGAAATTCTCCAGAACTGTATCGTTTATAATGACGCTATTTGGGAGGAGATTACCAACAAGAAAACGGCACCTGATCATCAACTGTTGTTGGAGCATGGCATGCCCATGATCTTTGGTGCTGAGCGCAACAAGGGAATTATCTTCAATGCCAAGAGCTTTGCGCTGGAGGTGGTAACTATTGGAGAAAATGGTATCACCGAAGGAGATATTCTGGTCCATGACGAAACCAGCCTGCAAATGGCCCGCATGCTTGGTGATTTAGGTGAAAACCCCAGCGAACCAGCCCCGATGGGGGTGATTTATGCTGCGGAAGCTGATCAGAGTTATGTAGATGCCGTGCGCGGCCAGATGGTTTCTGAGAAAGGCAAGCGCAGCTTGAAGGATATTATTCACGGCGGCCAAACATGGGTTGTGGAATAA
- a CDS encoding YafY family protein, whose translation MRRSDRLFQIVNFMQGRRVAVTAQDIAEEFDVSIRTVYRDVQDLILTGVPISGEAGVGYLLDKSYCLPPMQLDVSELEALMLGAEMVSSWSDETMAKSARSLVNKLKSVLPERDREIFSGTAMYAPPSRIKIPWTIDFSELRKAIRAKDILRLEYEDESGNASERTVRPLALTFWGPTWLLLAWCELRNDYRHFRLDRMKTAEKTGEPFKDTPETSLKNWLRMYQHKEKLRD comes from the coding sequence ATGAGACGTTCAGACAGATTATTTCAGATAGTAAATTTCATGCAGGGCCGCAGGGTTGCTGTAACCGCGCAAGATATTGCGGAAGAGTTTGATGTAAGTATCCGCACCGTTTACCGGGATGTACAGGACCTGATCCTGACAGGCGTTCCTATTTCAGGTGAAGCAGGCGTTGGATATCTGCTTGATAAAAGCTACTGCCTGCCGCCTATGCAGCTTGATGTTAGCGAGCTTGAGGCCCTTATGTTGGGGGCGGAAATGGTAAGCAGCTGGTCTGATGAAACCATGGCAAAATCCGCCCGCAGTTTGGTGAACAAACTGAAATCTGTACTTCCTGAACGCGACAGAGAGATATTCTCAGGCACGGCGATGTATGCCCCGCCAAGTCGCATTAAAATTCCGTGGACCATTGATTTCTCTGAACTTCGAAAAGCGATCAGAGCTAAAGATATATTGCGCCTTGAATACGAAGACGAATCCGGCAATGCATCAGAGCGCACAGTGCGCCCGCTAGCGCTTACATTCTGGGGACCAACATGGCTGTTACTCGCATGGTGCGAACTAAGAAATGATTACCGCCATTTCCGGCTCGACCGTATGAAAACTGCGGAGAAAACAGGCGAGCCGTTCAAGGATACCCCTGAAACCAGCTTAAAGAACTGGTTGCGCATGTATCAGCATAAAGAAAAACTGCGGGATTAG
- a CDS encoding glutathione S-transferase family protein, producing MIKVHHLNNSRSQRILWALEELGLEYEIIQYQRDAETRLAPESLREIHPLGKSPVLEDGDVKIAESGAIIEYLIRTYGGGKFAPAADSAAYNKYVEWMHYAEGSAMLPLLLGLYTSLLGEAAAPLQPRIQSEFANHFGYMAQSLGEQQYFMGDELTGADFMLSFPMEAANSKGALGFFPNLDAYMKRIEAREAYKRALERGGPYKLGA from the coding sequence ATGATCAAAGTTCACCATCTGAACAACAGCCGATCTCAGCGTATTTTATGGGCGCTTGAGGAGCTTGGGCTCGAATATGAAATTATCCAATATCAGCGTGATGCGGAAACGCGTCTTGCGCCTGAAAGCTTAAGGGAAATCCATCCGTTGGGGAAATCCCCAGTGCTTGAAGATGGTGATGTGAAAATTGCCGAATCTGGCGCGATTATTGAGTATCTTATCCGCACATATGGCGGCGGTAAGTTTGCTCCTGCCGCAGATAGTGCAGCATACAACAAATATGTGGAATGGATGCATTATGCAGAAGGTTCTGCCATGTTGCCGTTGTTATTAGGATTATACACGAGCTTACTTGGTGAAGCTGCGGCACCGCTTCAACCGCGTATCCAAAGCGAGTTTGCCAATCATTTTGGTTATATGGCGCAGTCGCTTGGTGAACAGCAGTATTTCATGGGTGATGAGCTTACGGGAGCAGATTTTATGCTGAGTTTCCCGATGGAGGCTGCGAATTCAAAAGGCGCGTTAGGCTTTTTCCCTAACCTTGATGCCTATATGAAGCGGATTGAAGCGAGAGAGGCGTATAAGCGCGCTCTGGAGCGTGGCGGACCATATAAACTTGGTGCATAA
- a CDS encoding DUF1330 domain-containing protein yields MKNLLLAQIAIFLIAGIWHQNSSPVYAGNKAPALHLEKGQYLTVVLPETNPAKNMLREAYYSAAFPLAEKYGLKREAGLKVEQKIISDYSPSAALFFSYPDQASERKLTNEAMWPEIVKLRKEAWKEIKFYSATIEQDLNITFDPEKSYTLVVAWTNPEHPNDYFRYLDAIKQVVNEAGGRFIYKMQTPKYEANTKGEAPAQLTFVEWDTPDAFAQLSRNPDYKKHVPLRESGIQKLEFYRLTTPQ; encoded by the coding sequence ATGAAAAACCTCTTGTTAGCCCAAATCGCCATATTCCTGATTGCAGGAATATGGCACCAAAACAGCTCCCCGGTTTATGCTGGAAATAAAGCACCGGCCCTTCATCTTGAAAAAGGACAATACCTTACCGTTGTTCTTCCTGAAACCAATCCAGCGAAAAACATGCTTCGTGAAGCTTATTATTCCGCGGCCTTTCCTCTGGCGGAAAAATATGGGCTGAAAAGAGAAGCAGGCCTGAAAGTTGAACAGAAAATTATAAGTGATTACAGCCCATCAGCGGCTTTGTTTTTCTCCTATCCTGATCAAGCGTCAGAGAGAAAGTTAACAAACGAAGCAATGTGGCCAGAAATCGTAAAGCTGCGTAAAGAAGCTTGGAAAGAGATTAAATTCTACAGCGCAACCATTGAACAAGACCTAAACATCACCTTCGATCCGGAAAAAAGCTATACGCTGGTTGTTGCCTGGACAAACCCTGAACACCCTAATGATTATTTCCGCTATCTGGACGCAATCAAACAGGTGGTAAACGAAGCGGGTGGGCGCTTTATCTATAAAATGCAAACTCCAAAATATGAAGCCAACACAAAAGGCGAAGCCCCGGCGCAACTAACATTTGTTGAATGGGATACCCCTGATGCCTTTGCTCAGTTAAGCCGAAACCCTGACTATAAAAAGCATGTACCCTTAAGGGAAAGCGGTATTCAAAAGCTGGAGTTTTACCGCCTAACCACACCTCAGTAA
- a CDS encoding PQQ-dependent sugar dehydrogenase — MLKKIGLGFLVLLLVLILALWIFWPKNLNIGGPLLDFVTGKQLETPDTATMNARFQLPDGFKLGVFAENVPHARMMRTTSQGDLVVSSMREGKVILLHTDDDGDGRSDGRTVLLEGLDVPHGLALQDGYLYIAETHRIIRVPFAAASRKVGAIESVFEGLPPGGNHRTRTIGFGPDGWLYVTIGSSCNVCIEEHEYRAAMLRMHPDGSEARIYATGLRNTVGFDWHPITGKLYGTDNGRDLLGDDTPHCEINQIEEGQSYGWPYTYDDKQVDPDFGLGNEDKIAASKAMVHGLGAHVAPLGIKFLKPNLAPEGYDSVALVALHGSWNRSTLSGYKVVSLHYGDDGSIEQRDFLMGFEENEDVIGRPVDIEQGLDGAIYISDDYSGTIYRVGWGDIRTSAATTENGVVRDPFEGLGEDSIRSLSAVGEVLYREQNCASCHEAGQAGEGVQVKLLKGLQSRYTLSGLQALLATPPGPMPRPDISDEERKALAAYLLSTR, encoded by the coding sequence ATGCTGAAGAAAATTGGACTTGGTTTTTTGGTTCTGTTGCTGGTGTTAATACTGGCGCTTTGGATTTTCTGGCCTAAAAATTTAAATATTGGTGGTCCGCTTCTTGATTTTGTTACGGGCAAACAGCTTGAAACTCCTGATACTGCAACAATGAATGCGCGCTTCCAGCTGCCTGATGGGTTTAAGCTCGGGGTGTTTGCCGAAAATGTACCTCATGCTCGCATGATGCGTACCACAAGCCAGGGTGACCTTGTGGTTAGCAGTATGCGTGAAGGTAAGGTTATTCTCTTGCATACGGATGATGATGGTGATGGTCGCTCTGATGGTAGAACTGTGCTGCTTGAAGGGCTTGATGTACCTCATGGCCTCGCACTACAGGATGGTTATCTCTATATAGCGGAAACCCACCGGATTATCCGCGTTCCTTTTGCTGCAGCCAGCAGAAAGGTTGGTGCGATTGAAAGTGTGTTTGAAGGTTTGCCACCTGGTGGAAACCACAGGACACGTACAATTGGTTTTGGCCCTGATGGTTGGCTTTACGTAACCATAGGTTCCAGCTGCAATGTATGTATTGAAGAACATGAATACCGCGCTGCTATGTTGAGGATGCACCCTGATGGCAGTGAGGCCCGTATATACGCAACGGGCCTGAGGAACACAGTAGGATTTGATTGGCATCCAATCACAGGTAAACTTTACGGTACAGATAATGGCCGAGACCTTCTGGGTGATGATACGCCGCACTGTGAAATCAACCAGATTGAAGAAGGGCAATCCTACGGCTGGCCTTATACCTATGATGATAAGCAAGTTGACCCAGATTTTGGTTTAGGAAATGAAGATAAGATCGCTGCTTCTAAAGCTATGGTGCACGGGCTTGGTGCACATGTTGCACCGCTTGGCATTAAGTTCCTGAAGCCGAACTTGGCCCCTGAAGGGTATGATAGTGTTGCGCTTGTTGCACTGCATGGTTCATGGAACCGCAGCACGCTTTCTGGCTACAAAGTGGTATCGCTCCATTATGGTGACGATGGTTCAATTGAACAGAGAGATTTCCTTATGGGTTTTGAGGAAAATGAGGATGTGATTGGCCGCCCTGTGGATATCGAACAAGGGCTCGATGGGGCTATTTATATCTCCGATGATTATTCTGGCACCATCTACCGTGTGGGATGGGGTGATATTCGAACCTCTGCGGCCACCACGGAAAATGGGGTAGTGCGTGATCCATTTGAAGGTTTGGGCGAGGACAGCATTCGCTCATTAAGTGCGGTAGGAGAAGTACTGTACAGAGAGCAGAACTGTGCATCTTGTCATGAAGCTGGGCAGGCAGGTGAAGGTGTTCAGGTGAAACTTTTGAAGGGTTTGCAAAGTCGCTACACCTTAAGTGGTCTTCAGGCGCTGCTTGCTACACCACCTGGCCCGATGCCTAGACCTGATATCTCAGATGAAGAGCGCAAAGCCTTAGCAGCCTATTTGCTTTCAACACGTTAG
- a CDS encoding 2-oxoacid:acceptor oxidoreductase subunit alpha, whose protein sequence is MALEVQSLESAVVRFAGDSGDGMQLTGSQFTNSTALSGNDLATFPDFPAEIRAPVGTTFGVSAFQINFGATSIKTVGDQPDVLVAMNPAALKVNLGNLRKGGMLVLDEGSFTTRNLQKAGYADNPVEGDALDGYQVIKLDISKMTMEAVKDFGLGNKEALRCKNMWTLGLMLWMYTRKRQPVVDWLEKKFAKKPEIANANIAALNAGHAYGETSELSAHIHQYEVEPVHAEPGIYRTVTGSQALSWGIAAGGDLSGLEVMFGSYPITPASPILHTLSGMKELGIVTFQAEDEIAAICAALGASYAGALGVTSSSGPGIALKTEALGLAISTELPLVVINSQRGGPSTGLPTKTEQSDLYQAIYGRNGDAPMPVVTTRSPGDCFEVAIEACRLAVKYMTPVMLLTDGFIANAAEPWKLPDLDAIEPFPASQAKTPEGDETFNPFLRDEETLARNWGVPGVKGTEHRIGGIEKSYDTGHISYDPDNHQKMTDTRFAKIDGIAGDIPDQVVDQGEDSGTLAVVGWGSTYGPIEEAVKRARADGLSVSHIHLRYLNPFPKNLESLLKGFDKILVPEMNNGQLKTVLRDKFLLDAKPFTQISGLPFKISDLLGAIRAEIAS, encoded by the coding sequence ATGGCGTTAGAGGTTCAAAGTCTTGAATCTGCGGTGGTTCGATTTGCGGGCGACAGCGGGGATGGAATGCAGCTAACCGGGAGCCAGTTCACTAATTCAACCGCACTCTCAGGAAATGATCTTGCCACTTTCCCGGATTTCCCAGCTGAAATCCGTGCTCCTGTTGGCACCACCTTTGGTGTTTCTGCTTTCCAGATAAATTTTGGTGCAACGTCTATCAAAACAGTGGGCGATCAGCCTGATGTGCTGGTCGCTATGAACCCTGCTGCTTTGAAGGTAAACCTTGGTAACTTGCGCAAGGGTGGGATGCTGGTGCTGGATGAAGGATCATTCACTACAAGAAATCTCCAGAAAGCCGGGTATGCAGATAACCCTGTAGAGGGGGATGCGCTTGATGGCTATCAGGTGATCAAGCTTGATATCTCGAAGATGACCATGGAAGCGGTGAAAGACTTTGGCCTTGGCAATAAGGAAGCTCTCCGCTGTAAGAATATGTGGACATTGGGGCTTATGCTCTGGATGTACACCCGGAAACGCCAGCCAGTGGTTGATTGGCTTGAAAAGAAATTTGCCAAGAAGCCGGAAATCGCGAACGCTAATATTGCGGCTTTGAATGCTGGCCACGCGTATGGCGAAACATCAGAACTATCAGCACACATACACCAGTATGAAGTGGAACCAGTGCATGCTGAACCGGGCATTTACCGGACCGTAACCGGAAGTCAGGCACTTTCCTGGGGGATTGCCGCAGGTGGTGACCTTTCAGGGCTTGAGGTAATGTTCGGCAGTTACCCGATCACGCCTGCATCTCCCATCCTTCACACGCTTTCAGGAATGAAAGAGCTGGGAATTGTAACGTTTCAGGCGGAAGATGAAATTGCCGCTATTTGCGCTGCCCTTGGTGCATCATATGCAGGCGCTTTAGGGGTAACCAGTTCATCAGGGCCAGGTATTGCGCTGAAGACAGAGGCACTTGGCCTTGCCATTTCAACGGAACTTCCGCTGGTGGTGATAAACAGCCAGCGTGGTGGGCCATCAACGGGGCTCCCGACCAAGACAGAACAATCTGATCTCTATCAAGCAATTTATGGCCGGAACGGTGATGCGCCCATGCCTGTAGTGACAACCAGAAGTCCGGGGGACTGTTTCGAAGTAGCTATAGAGGCTTGCAGGTTGGCCGTAAAATATATGACGCCAGTAATGCTGCTAACGGACGGCTTTATCGCCAATGCGGCGGAACCATGGAAGCTGCCTGATCTTGATGCTATTGAGCCGTTTCCGGCTTCTCAGGCAAAAACCCCTGAAGGGGATGAAACCTTCAATCCGTTCCTTCGTGACGAAGAAACACTTGCCCGCAATTGGGGCGTGCCGGGTGTGAAGGGGACGGAGCACCGCATTGGTGGTATTGAGAAAAGTTATGACACTGGCCATATTTCCTATGACCCGGATAATCACCAGAAGATGACAGATACCCGTTTTGCCAAAATAGACGGCATCGCGGGTGATATTCCTGATCAGGTCGTTGATCAGGGTGAAGATAGTGGAACGCTTGCCGTTGTTGGCTGGGGGTCAACATATGGCCCTATCGAAGAAGCAGTGAAACGTGCGCGTGCAGATGGCCTGAGCGTTAGCCATATTCATCTTCGGTATTTGAACCCTTTCCCGAAAAATTTAGAGAGTCTACTGAAAGGGTTTGATAAAATTCTGGTGCCGGAAATGAACAACGGCCAGCTTAAAACCGTGTTGCGGGATAAGTTCTTGCTGGATGCCAAGCCGTTCACACAGATCTCTGGCCTGCCGTTTAAAATCAGCGATTTGCTCGGCGCAATCCGTGCAGAAATCGCAAGTTAA
- a CDS encoding DUF917 domain-containing protein, with amino-acid sequence MLARRQFLQGLAVATGALPLSATSAFSSNTANPSPNSGKALTPQILEDALVGSSYLGCGGGGSLSEARELIAADLASGLQFKSIDVDTLKDTDRVACPYALASLAPISGEMETRLNTIPNKIEMPVLNAFRLLEQHIGQTFAGVILGEIGPLSMAEGLSIAARLGVPALDADTVGRATPEINQHSVRVAGYPLTPAAGVTMFGDEIILQSLQDPSREEDIFRTLSVISRLVGVADAPITGAQAKEKGTLVTGSFSLATAIGKAARTAKSKGQNPIEAARIAGGGYKLFSGYVKDFTWEDKDGFLVGTLTLSGTDTFNGQTMLLDYKNEHLVAQLNGKVIATCPDLITVVDEATAEGVNNPDFKKDQAVTVLGFKCDPLWRTAEGLSVFAPRYFGYDVDYIPIEERLT; translated from the coding sequence ATGCTGGCACGCCGTCAATTTCTTCAAGGACTTGCTGTTGCAACAGGCGCACTCCCCCTGAGCGCAACATCTGCATTTTCTTCAAACACAGCAAATCCATCACCAAATAGTGGCAAAGCTTTAACACCACAAATACTTGAAGATGCGCTGGTGGGCAGCAGCTACCTTGGCTGTGGTGGTGGAGGTAGCCTCTCTGAAGCGCGGGAACTTATTGCAGCTGATTTAGCCAGTGGCTTACAGTTCAAAAGCATAGACGTGGATACGTTAAAGGATACTGATCGCGTTGCCTGCCCTTATGCGCTCGCAAGCCTTGCGCCGATCAGCGGTGAAATGGAAACTCGCCTGAACACCATCCCGAACAAGATAGAAATGCCAGTTCTAAATGCCTTTCGATTGCTCGAACAACATATAGGGCAAACTTTCGCAGGTGTTATTCTCGGTGAGATAGGGCCACTCAGCATGGCAGAAGGTCTATCCATTGCTGCACGGCTTGGTGTGCCTGCGCTGGATGCTGATACTGTTGGCCGCGCTACACCTGAAATCAACCAACACTCTGTTCGTGTTGCTGGTTACCCTCTTACCCCCGCCGCTGGCGTTACCATGTTTGGCGATGAAATCATTCTGCAAAGCCTGCAAGATCCATCTCGGGAAGAAGACATTTTCCGCACACTATCTGTTATCAGCAGGCTTGTGGGCGTTGCCGATGCCCCGATCACGGGCGCGCAGGCAAAGGAAAAAGGCACTCTCGTAACCGGAAGCTTTTCACTAGCTACAGCAATCGGCAAAGCAGCCCGCACTGCAAAAAGTAAAGGCCAAAACCCTATTGAAGCAGCACGCATTGCAGGCGGCGGATATAAATTATTCAGTGGATATGTAAAAGATTTCACTTGGGAAGATAAAGACGGTTTCCTTGTTGGCACATTAACCTTATCCGGCACAGATACTTTTAACGGCCAGACTATGCTTCTTGACTATAAAAACGAACATCTTGTTGCACAGCTTAACGGTAAAGTTATAGCCACTTGCCCTGACCTCATCACCGTAGTGGATGAAGCAACAGCAGAAGGCGTCAACAATCCTGATTTCAAGAAAGACCAAGCTGTCACCGTACTAGGCTTCAAATGTGATCCTCTGTGGCGTACCGCAGAGGGATTATCCGTTTTTGCACCAAGATACTTTGGTTATGACGTGGATTATATCCCTATTGAAGAACGCCTTACCTAA